A genomic window from Engraulis encrasicolus isolate BLACKSEA-1 chromosome 14, IST_EnEncr_1.0, whole genome shotgun sequence includes:
- the ptpdc1a gene encoding protein tyrosine phosphatase domain-containing protein 1 isoform X2 translates to MQHQLQKRRAQGRLSLAGEMLFGLGKDRRHSASDILLKVLRRRRSSALESLYACSHRVMLAVSMAEANAPVTQLGCRCTVRVPTAKYTKVGETLRHVIPGHMQCSMTCGGRACKYENPSRWSDEEQAIKGLYSSWITDNLLAMARPSTDIIEKYYVIEQFQRCGLKTVINLQRPGEHASCGNPLEPESGFTYRPEIFMEAGIYFYNFGWKDYGVASLTTILDMVKVMSFALQEGKMAIHCHAGLGRTGVLLACYLVFTSRMSADQAILFVRAKRPNSIQTRGQLLCVREFAQFLVPLRSVFSCAEPRSHAVTLTQYLTRQRHLLHGYEARLMKHVPKPVQLICRLLLDVAENRTVPEEELRPAPELPDLAAEVEKTVSQQALQQLGKEMRGKGIPVPSPRVSVTTPVPATSVLLAHDRPLCSEHDIPGARLKSLRVVKRSLSLSDTALHMLASPMLPAGSAASALTRRPVSDLVSPYLAFQKSLGDSGSTWRPHTQPHNRNPGSCSPNGLQSSVKPPRKEEERKRPGGFFQAKRVPLRQTQRSMSAGCAERSPGSDDGVLSVWKAEGRGRICADGANPSPAASDLSTIEFCKASVENINAPFVTIQHELTPQARRILVAEALATGSDQTDLKEKVLEWQAELNSREGAWERLCLERDPLVLSSLMWSWLEQLREPVIGQEDIQALQQKHYSPQQALDSLDKGHKQTLLCILDCTAQLFDIPEEVEKGILDHIINTFTKVDVESDNGHSVYHTLRAILTSVLHELRAKAEVGEESTYQFTE, encoded by the exons ATGCAGCATCAACTGCAGAAGCGGCGGGCTCAGGGCCGGCTGTCGTTGGCCGGGGAGATGCTGTTTGGTCTGGGCAAGGACCGGCGCCACTCGGCGTCGGACATCCTGCTGAAGGTGCTGCGTCGGCGGAGGAGCTCGGCCCTGGAGAGCCTCTACGCCTGCTCCCACAGGGTCATGCTGGCCGTCAGCATGGCGGAGGCCAACGCACCAGTCACGCAGCTGGGATGCCGCT GCACCGTCCGCGTTCCAACTGCAAAGTACACCAAAGTCGGGGAGACGCTGCGACATGTGATTCCGGGTCACATGCAGTGTTCCATGACCTGTGGGGGGCGCGCCTGCAAGTATGAGAACCCCTCGCGCTGGAGCGATGAGGAGCAAGCCATCAAGGGCCTTTATTCATCCTG GATCACCGACAACTTGCTAGCTATGGCAAGGCCTTCAACAGATATCATTGAAAAATATTATGTAATTGAACAATTCCAAAG GTGCGGCCTTAAGACTGTGATTAACCTCCAACGCCCAGGGGAACATGCCAGTTGTGGTAACCCCCTCGAGCCTGAGAGCGGATTCACATACCGGCCTGAGATCTTCATGGAAGCAGGAA TTTACTTTTACAACTTTGGCTGGAAGGACTATGGTGTAGCGTCCCTGACCACCATCTTGGATATGGTGAAGGTGATGTCATTCGCACTTCAGGAGGGAAAGATGGCTATCCATTGCCATGCGGGTCTTGGAAGAACAG GTGTCTTATTGGCATGCTACCTCGTATTCACCTCGCGGATGAGTGCTGACCAGGCCATCCTGTTTGTGCGTGCCAAGCGGCCCAATTCCATCCAGACGCGCGGGCAGCTTCTATGCGTGCGCGAGTTCGCCCAGTTCCTCGTGCCCCTGCGCAGCGTCTTCTCCTGCGCCGAGCCGAGGTCGCACGCGGTCACGCTCACCCAGTACCTGACCCGCCAGCGCCACCTGCTGCACGGCTATGAGGCGCGCCTCATGAAGCACGTGCCCAAGCCCGTGCAGCTCATCTGCCGCCTGCTGCTCGACGTGGCTGAGAACCGCACGGTGCCAGAGGAGGAGCTGCGGCCGGCACCCGAGCTGCCAGACCTGGCCGCCGAGGTGGAGAAGACCGTCTCCCAGCAGGCTTTGCAGCAACTGGGCAAGGAAATGAGGGGAAAGGGCATCCCAGTGCCTTCGCCGCGCGTCTCAGTGACGACCCCGGTACCGGCAACCAGCGTGCTGCTGGCCCATGACCGGCCGTTGTGCAGCGAACATGACATCCCTGGCGCTCGCTTGAAGTCCCTCCGCGTGGTCAAGAGAAGCCTTAGCTTGAGTGATACTGCCCTGCACATGCTGGCCTCTCCAATGCTCCCTGCTGGGAGCGCTGCAAGTGCACTTACCCGCAGACCCGTCTCAGACCTTGTCAGCCCGTACTTAGCCTTTCAAAAAAGCCTTGGGGACTCAGGGTCCACTTGGCGCCCACACACTCAACCTCACAATCGCAATCCAGGCAGCTGCTCCCCTAACGGCTTGCAGAGCTCTGTCAAACCTccgaggaaagaggaggaaaggaaaaggcCGGGAGGGTTTTTCCAGGCAAAACGTGTGCCCCTCAGACAGACCCAGCGCAGCATGTCCGCCGGGTGTGCTGAGAGAAGCCCGGGATCTGATGACGGCGTCTTGTCAGTGTGGAAAGCTGAAGGACGCGGAAGGATCTGTGCCGACGGGGCAAACCCATCGCCAGCCGCCTCTGACCTCAGCACAATTGAATTCTGCAAAGCTAGTGTGGAGAATATAAATGCCCCTTTTGTCACAATCCAGCACGAGTTAACCCCACAGGCTCGGCGAATCCTGGTTGCTGAAGCACTTGCCACAGGGTCTGACCAAACGGATCTTAAAGAAAAAGTGTTGGAATGGCAG GCGGAGCTGAACTCCAGAGAGGGTGCCTGGGAGCGGCTGTGCCTGGAGCGGGACCCGCTGGTGCTCTCCAGCCTGATGTGGTCCTGGCTGGAGCAGCTGCGAGAGCCAGTCATCGGCCAAGAGGACATACAGGCCCTCCAGCAGAAGCACTACAGCCCACAACAGGCCCTGGACTCTCTCGACAAG GGTCACAAGCAAACACTATTGTGCATTCTTGATTGTACGGCCCAACTCTTtgatattccagaagaggtggaAAAAGGCATCCTTGATCATATAATCAATACATTTACAAAG
- the ptpdc1a gene encoding protein tyrosine phosphatase domain-containing protein 1 isoform X1, with amino-acid sequence MKPSDNGSISRSEDLASAMAAGVSLLSELPYSTPGEPNTDMEPGTVRVPTAKYTKVGETLRHVIPGHMQCSMTCGGRACKYENPSRWSDEEQAIKGLYSSWITDNLLAMARPSTDIIEKYYVIEQFQRCGLKTVINLQRPGEHASCGNPLEPESGFTYRPEIFMEAGIYFYNFGWKDYGVASLTTILDMVKVMSFALQEGKMAIHCHAGLGRTGVLLACYLVFTSRMSADQAILFVRAKRPNSIQTRGQLLCVREFAQFLVPLRSVFSCAEPRSHAVTLTQYLTRQRHLLHGYEARLMKHVPKPVQLICRLLLDVAENRTVPEEELRPAPELPDLAAEVEKTVSQQALQQLGKEMRGKGIPVPSPRVSVTTPVPATSVLLAHDRPLCSEHDIPGARLKSLRVVKRSLSLSDTALHMLASPMLPAGSAASALTRRPVSDLVSPYLAFQKSLGDSGSTWRPHTQPHNRNPGSCSPNGLQSSVKPPRKEEERKRPGGFFQAKRVPLRQTQRSMSAGCAERSPGSDDGVLSVWKAEGRGRICADGANPSPAASDLSTIEFCKASVENINAPFVTIQHELTPQARRILVAEALATGSDQTDLKEKVLEWQAELNSREGAWERLCLERDPLVLSSLMWSWLEQLREPVIGQEDIQALQQKHYSPQQALDSLDKGHKQTLLCILDCTAQLFDIPEEVEKGILDHIINTFTKVDVESDNGHSVYHTLRAILTSVLHELRAKAEVGEESTYQFTE; translated from the exons ATGAAACCATCTGACAACGGCAGTATAAGCAGGAGTGAAGATTTAG CGTCAGCCATGGCAGCGGGAGTGAGTCTTCTGAGCGAGCTGCCCTATTCCACTCCTGGAGAGCCCAACACAGACATGGAACCAG GCACCGTCCGCGTTCCAACTGCAAAGTACACCAAAGTCGGGGAGACGCTGCGACATGTGATTCCGGGTCACATGCAGTGTTCCATGACCTGTGGGGGGCGCGCCTGCAAGTATGAGAACCCCTCGCGCTGGAGCGATGAGGAGCAAGCCATCAAGGGCCTTTATTCATCCTG GATCACCGACAACTTGCTAGCTATGGCAAGGCCTTCAACAGATATCATTGAAAAATATTATGTAATTGAACAATTCCAAAG GTGCGGCCTTAAGACTGTGATTAACCTCCAACGCCCAGGGGAACATGCCAGTTGTGGTAACCCCCTCGAGCCTGAGAGCGGATTCACATACCGGCCTGAGATCTTCATGGAAGCAGGAA TTTACTTTTACAACTTTGGCTGGAAGGACTATGGTGTAGCGTCCCTGACCACCATCTTGGATATGGTGAAGGTGATGTCATTCGCACTTCAGGAGGGAAAGATGGCTATCCATTGCCATGCGGGTCTTGGAAGAACAG GTGTCTTATTGGCATGCTACCTCGTATTCACCTCGCGGATGAGTGCTGACCAGGCCATCCTGTTTGTGCGTGCCAAGCGGCCCAATTCCATCCAGACGCGCGGGCAGCTTCTATGCGTGCGCGAGTTCGCCCAGTTCCTCGTGCCCCTGCGCAGCGTCTTCTCCTGCGCCGAGCCGAGGTCGCACGCGGTCACGCTCACCCAGTACCTGACCCGCCAGCGCCACCTGCTGCACGGCTATGAGGCGCGCCTCATGAAGCACGTGCCCAAGCCCGTGCAGCTCATCTGCCGCCTGCTGCTCGACGTGGCTGAGAACCGCACGGTGCCAGAGGAGGAGCTGCGGCCGGCACCCGAGCTGCCAGACCTGGCCGCCGAGGTGGAGAAGACCGTCTCCCAGCAGGCTTTGCAGCAACTGGGCAAGGAAATGAGGGGAAAGGGCATCCCAGTGCCTTCGCCGCGCGTCTCAGTGACGACCCCGGTACCGGCAACCAGCGTGCTGCTGGCCCATGACCGGCCGTTGTGCAGCGAACATGACATCCCTGGCGCTCGCTTGAAGTCCCTCCGCGTGGTCAAGAGAAGCCTTAGCTTGAGTGATACTGCCCTGCACATGCTGGCCTCTCCAATGCTCCCTGCTGGGAGCGCTGCAAGTGCACTTACCCGCAGACCCGTCTCAGACCTTGTCAGCCCGTACTTAGCCTTTCAAAAAAGCCTTGGGGACTCAGGGTCCACTTGGCGCCCACACACTCAACCTCACAATCGCAATCCAGGCAGCTGCTCCCCTAACGGCTTGCAGAGCTCTGTCAAACCTccgaggaaagaggaggaaaggaaaaggcCGGGAGGGTTTTTCCAGGCAAAACGTGTGCCCCTCAGACAGACCCAGCGCAGCATGTCCGCCGGGTGTGCTGAGAGAAGCCCGGGATCTGATGACGGCGTCTTGTCAGTGTGGAAAGCTGAAGGACGCGGAAGGATCTGTGCCGACGGGGCAAACCCATCGCCAGCCGCCTCTGACCTCAGCACAATTGAATTCTGCAAAGCTAGTGTGGAGAATATAAATGCCCCTTTTGTCACAATCCAGCACGAGTTAACCCCACAGGCTCGGCGAATCCTGGTTGCTGAAGCACTTGCCACAGGGTCTGACCAAACGGATCTTAAAGAAAAAGTGTTGGAATGGCAG GCGGAGCTGAACTCCAGAGAGGGTGCCTGGGAGCGGCTGTGCCTGGAGCGGGACCCGCTGGTGCTCTCCAGCCTGATGTGGTCCTGGCTGGAGCAGCTGCGAGAGCCAGTCATCGGCCAAGAGGACATACAGGCCCTCCAGCAGAAGCACTACAGCCCACAACAGGCCCTGGACTCTCTCGACAAG GGTCACAAGCAAACACTATTGTGCATTCTTGATTGTACGGCCCAACTCTTtgatattccagaagaggtggaAAAAGGCATCCTTGATCATATAATCAATACATTTACAAAG